One genomic region from Chthonomonas calidirosea T49 encodes:
- the deoC gene encoding deoxyribose-phosphate aldolase, translating into MAICSPQALAKCIDHTLLRPEASADDIRRLCAEARAYGFASVCVQPVRVALAVQELENTGIAVGTVIGFPHGASGTAVKVYEVERAQEKGASEFDMVIDLGAVQDGDWQLVATEVQQVAKRVHATGGVLKVILECALLNADQKRHAAEVALEGGADYLKTSTGFASGGATIEDVRLLRQVAGERCKVKAAGGIRTWRAALAMLEAGADRIGCSASVMIMEEALQAFDQTAL; encoded by the coding sequence ATGGCTATCTGTTCTCCACAGGCGCTGGCAAAATGCATAGACCATACGCTTTTACGCCCTGAAGCTTCTGCGGACGATATTCGGCGGCTCTGTGCAGAAGCACGTGCATACGGATTCGCTTCGGTCTGTGTTCAGCCGGTGCGCGTAGCTCTTGCGGTACAGGAGCTTGAGAACACGGGCATCGCCGTAGGCACTGTGATAGGGTTTCCCCATGGGGCGAGTGGAACCGCCGTAAAGGTTTATGAGGTGGAACGCGCACAAGAGAAGGGAGCCTCTGAGTTCGATATGGTGATTGACCTTGGCGCCGTGCAAGACGGCGATTGGCAGCTGGTTGCCACGGAGGTTCAGCAGGTAGCAAAGCGCGTGCACGCAACTGGAGGAGTATTGAAAGTTATTTTAGAGTGTGCTCTACTCAACGCCGATCAGAAGCGGCATGCGGCGGAGGTAGCGTTAGAAGGCGGCGCCGATTATCTCAAAACCTCCACCGGTTTTGCTTCGGGCGGTGCAACCATCGAGGATGTACGCCTGCTGCGGCAAGTGGCCGGGGAGCGGTGCAAGGTAAAGGCTGCGGGAGGAATTCGTACCTGGCGTGCAGCGTTGGCGATGCTGGAGGCGGGGGCGGATAGAATCGGCTGTAGCGCCAGCGTGATGATCATGGAAGAGGCCTTGCAAGCCTTTGATCAGACGGCCCTTTAG
- a CDS encoding protein kinase domain-containing protein, which translates to MRLIRKSNGSNILVDMNHPLGSGGEARVFAVTDAERLCAKIYHQPTPEQVRKLTVMVENPPDIPISGADHHSIAWPIDLLYHAYGSRSFAGFLMPRVSGMRPLFNVYNPAIRRKETPLFTYEYLYTAAINVAWAVRALHQRGYVIGDINESNILVKDTGLVTLVDTDSFQVHDPVRKMTYRCPVGKPDYTPPELQNCNFRTIDRKPEHDLFGLAVLIFQLLMEGTHPFSGIYLGHGDPPPYSERIRAGHYPYGARPVPYKPMPQAPPMTLLPPTLRALFARCFEDGFQDPSARPDAATWSAALKEAAASLTVCAENPLHRYGAHLNRCPWCERKALLGGRDPFPPEPQEPIKRPSRSQPARYPVTLPPHNLPSPQPTQASPAVSASPQAITTPQTVPTSGSASVPSAMSWPIAPSAYYNSYNTPLPRLPSLPPYPAATWAAGVLALLAIFLPVLHLVTGLFALIAAIIGWKVARAGRPMAFLSGLTGALAITVVLAHAAERRYIPAYVRTINESGPIYSVAFSPDSSTVATAMGRNEDQRLIPGELNLYDTVEGTLDRSITGIGSVTAVAYSPNGKLLANGTDAVLLNGSVRLRDAHSYLTRGELNGFQGDVSALAFSHDSRCLAVGTRARTVEVWDVHRLYPVAQIPAPGEVFGVAFSNDNRLVAIASGSVTSGLPGHVCIYDLSTARFLWNHRAHGAQALSVAFSPDDKVLYSAGVDNAIRVWDVHTGKLLRMVSDNEAGGLNAVALSPDGTKAVTGSTDGVVRLWDLDTGQVLYRFVPPTSTSQEEDSIVNAVSYAPNGRFIAAGTQGGTLYIWRVPVRFVPSQKR; encoded by the coding sequence ATGCGCCTTATTCGCAAATCTAATGGTTCCAACATCCTTGTTGATATGAATCATCCGCTCGGTTCGGGCGGAGAGGCACGGGTTTTTGCGGTTACCGACGCGGAACGACTTTGCGCAAAAATCTACCACCAGCCAACCCCAGAACAGGTACGTAAGCTTACCGTTATGGTGGAAAATCCCCCAGATATCCCTATCTCCGGCGCCGACCATCACTCGATCGCTTGGCCGATAGACCTGCTCTATCATGCCTACGGCAGTCGAAGTTTTGCCGGCTTCCTTATGCCGCGCGTCAGCGGTATGCGCCCGCTCTTTAACGTCTACAATCCGGCCATTCGCCGCAAGGAGACCCCTCTCTTTACTTACGAATATCTCTATACGGCTGCCATCAACGTGGCTTGGGCTGTTCGCGCTCTGCACCAACGAGGCTATGTGATCGGCGATATCAACGAATCGAACATCCTTGTTAAAGACACCGGCCTCGTGACCCTGGTGGATACCGACTCGTTTCAAGTGCATGACCCTGTTCGGAAGATGACCTATCGCTGCCCCGTTGGAAAGCCGGACTATACCCCTCCAGAGCTTCAAAACTGCAATTTCCGCACCATAGATCGCAAGCCAGAACACGACCTCTTTGGGCTAGCCGTTCTTATCTTTCAGCTGCTTATGGAGGGCACGCATCCCTTTTCCGGCATCTATTTAGGCCACGGAGACCCTCCCCCCTACAGTGAACGCATTCGCGCCGGCCATTATCCCTATGGAGCACGCCCTGTACCCTATAAGCCCATGCCACAGGCCCCGCCTATGACGCTTTTGCCTCCAACCCTCAGAGCTCTCTTCGCCCGATGTTTTGAGGATGGTTTCCAAGACCCTTCGGCCCGTCCAGACGCAGCCACCTGGAGCGCCGCCCTAAAAGAGGCTGCGGCTTCACTTACGGTTTGCGCTGAGAACCCCCTCCACCGCTATGGCGCCCACCTTAATCGCTGCCCTTGGTGCGAACGCAAGGCATTGTTAGGAGGGCGCGACCCTTTTCCACCCGAACCGCAGGAGCCGATCAAACGCCCCTCACGGTCGCAGCCGGCACGCTACCCGGTTACCCTGCCCCCTCACAATCTCCCTTCCCCTCAGCCCACACAAGCATCGCCGGCTGTTTCAGCATCGCCTCAAGCGATCACCACGCCTCAAACAGTTCCCACTTCTGGATCGGCCAGCGTGCCCTCCGCAATGTCGTGGCCTATAGCCCCCTCGGCCTACTATAACTCCTATAACACCCCCCTGCCCCGCCTACCCTCCTTACCACCCTATCCAGCAGCCACGTGGGCGGCCGGCGTTTTGGCACTCCTAGCTATTTTTCTCCCCGTACTGCATCTCGTTACAGGTCTGTTTGCACTGATAGCTGCCATCATAGGATGGAAGGTCGCCCGGGCCGGTAGACCCATGGCCTTTCTCTCCGGCCTTACAGGCGCCTTAGCGATTACCGTGGTGCTTGCCCACGCGGCGGAAAGGCGCTATATCCCCGCCTACGTGCGTACTATCAACGAAAGTGGCCCCATCTACTCCGTAGCTTTTTCACCGGATAGCAGTACGGTGGCCACCGCCATGGGACGCAACGAAGACCAACGCCTTATTCCCGGTGAGCTGAACCTTTACGATACCGTTGAAGGGACACTCGATCGCTCTATCACAGGCATCGGCAGCGTCACCGCCGTTGCTTACTCGCCAAACGGAAAACTGTTAGCAAACGGCACCGATGCTGTTCTTCTTAACGGGAGCGTTCGACTACGCGATGCCCACAGCTATCTAACCCGTGGCGAACTCAACGGTTTTCAAGGTGATGTAAGTGCTTTAGCCTTCTCGCACGACAGCCGATGCCTCGCGGTAGGCACGCGCGCACGTACCGTGGAGGTTTGGGACGTGCATCGGCTCTATCCGGTGGCGCAAATCCCTGCACCCGGCGAAGTGTTCGGCGTGGCTTTTTCTAACGACAATCGTCTCGTTGCCATCGCAAGCGGGTCGGTTACGAGCGGGCTTCCCGGCCATGTTTGCATATACGATCTTTCAACAGCACGCTTTCTCTGGAATCATCGCGCCCACGGCGCACAAGCGCTCTCCGTGGCGTTCTCTCCGGATGATAAGGTTCTGTACAGCGCGGGAGTAGACAACGCGATACGCGTTTGGGATGTCCATACCGGAAAGCTACTGCGCATGGTAAGTGACAATGAAGCTGGCGGCCTGAATGCGGTGGCACTCTCGCCGGATGGCACGAAAGCGGTAACCGGCAGTACCGATGGTGTCGTGCGCCTATGGGATCTGGATACTGGTCAGGTACTTTATCGGTTTGTTCCGCCGACCAGCACCTCTCAGGAGGAAGACAGCATTGTCAATGCCGTGTCCTACGCTCCCAACGGCCGCTTCATCGCCGCAGGAACTCAAGGGGGCACGCTCTATATTTGGAGGGTGCCAGTTCGCTTTGTTCCTTCACAAAAACGCTAA
- a CDS encoding PP2C family serine/threonine-protein phosphatase, producing MTYSGVWKVISASVAGTGHVRAGLPCQDAHDCLVLPRGLLLIAVADGAGSAQYGQLGASLAVESSLRFCAEQAEGLHEELQVQKHLIGGLCAARERLEHEAETQQVELRELACTLLLVAATPRFVAAAQIGDGTSVGLFPNDTLRTLTRPPQTEYVNETLFLTSSSSLEAAQFVFQPEAPWGIAVTTDGLQRLALKLPQGEPHAPFFLPLFRFAANTGSDSRQQLENFLRSPRIAERTDDDLTLVLAVRRCEPHGRTL from the coding sequence GTGACATACAGTGGGGTTTGGAAGGTCATCTCGGCTTCTGTTGCGGGAACAGGTCATGTGCGTGCCGGATTGCCTTGTCAGGACGCTCATGACTGCCTCGTCTTACCAAGAGGCCTGCTCTTGATCGCCGTTGCCGATGGCGCCGGTTCTGCGCAGTACGGCCAACTCGGCGCGAGCTTGGCCGTAGAAAGCTCTCTTCGCTTCTGCGCCGAGCAGGCAGAGGGCCTTCATGAGGAATTGCAGGTACAAAAACATCTCATTGGCGGCCTCTGCGCGGCACGAGAGCGCCTAGAACACGAGGCCGAAACACAACAGGTAGAGCTGCGTGAGCTGGCCTGCACGCTGCTCCTTGTAGCCGCAACCCCTCGCTTCGTTGCCGCCGCGCAAATAGGTGACGGCACTAGCGTTGGGCTTTTCCCTAACGATACCTTACGCACCCTTACCCGCCCTCCACAAACCGAGTACGTTAATGAGACCCTGTTCTTGACCTCTTCCTCTAGCCTGGAAGCGGCTCAATTTGTCTTCCAGCCAGAGGCGCCTTGGGGCATCGCTGTCACTACCGACGGCCTGCAACGCCTCGCGCTCAAACTGCCGCAGGGTGAACCCCACGCGCCCTTCTTTCTTCCGCTCTTTCGATTCGCCGCCAATACAGGCTCCGATAGCCGACAACAGCTGGAAAACTTTCTTCGATCGCCACGCATCGCAGAACGCACCGACGACGACTTAACGCTTGTGCTTGCCGTACGCCGTTGTGAACCGCATGGCCGAACCCTTTAA
- a CDS encoding vWA domain-containing protein: protein MSVPSALEEAVEFAENPEPRCPCVLLLDTSGSMNGPAIDALNEGLKTFKNDLMRDPLASKRVEVAIVAFNNDVTVVQDFVTADQFDPPTLTAGGMTHMGTAINKALDMIAARKAQYRANGIAYYRPWVFLITDGAPQGEPEEVVERAAQRVREEEAAKRVAFFAVGVENADMNKLAQIAVRTPVKLVGLNFVEMFVWLSASMQKVSQSQVDEQVALPPPGWGTV, encoded by the coding sequence ATGAGTGTTCCTTCTGCCTTGGAAGAGGCCGTTGAGTTTGCGGAAAATCCGGAACCCCGATGCCCTTGTGTTCTTCTGCTCGATACATCCGGCTCAATGAACGGCCCTGCGATAGATGCCCTCAATGAAGGGTTAAAAACATTTAAAAACGACCTTATGCGCGACCCGCTCGCCTCAAAGAGAGTGGAGGTTGCCATAGTGGCCTTCAATAACGACGTGACGGTGGTTCAAGATTTCGTCACAGCCGATCAGTTCGATCCGCCTACCCTGACTGCGGGCGGCATGACCCATATGGGAACCGCCATCAACAAAGCCCTTGACATGATCGCCGCCCGAAAAGCTCAATATCGCGCCAACGGCATCGCTTACTATCGCCCCTGGGTCTTTCTCATCACCGATGGAGCCCCACAAGGCGAGCCGGAAGAGGTTGTGGAGCGTGCCGCCCAAAGGGTTCGAGAAGAAGAGGCCGCCAAACGGGTTGCCTTTTTTGCCGTTGGTGTGGAAAACGCGGATATGAACAAACTGGCTCAAATCGCTGTACGAACGCCCGTCAAACTCGTTGGCCTGAATTTTGTTGAGATGTTTGTTTGGCTCTCAGCCTCCATGCAAAAGGTATCGCAATCTCAAGTGGATGAACAGGTGGCCCTTCCACCACCAGGATGGGGTACGGTTTAA
- the dnaK gene encoding molecular chaperone DnaK, which yields MGKAVGIDLGTTNSVIAVVEGGEVTVIPNSEGSRLTPSVVAFTKTGERLVGAPAKRQAIINPDRTVISVKRKMGTSEVITIGDRTYKPEEISAMILQKLKADAEAYLGEPVTEAVITVPAYFNDAQRTATKNAGEIAGLKVLRIINEPTAAALAYGLDKKKEERVLVFDLGGGTFDVSLLEIGTTEDGGSVLEVLATSGDTHLGGDDWDQRIVDYVAEEFKRETGIDVRKDRQALQRLREAAEKAKIELSTVTQTNINLPFISSTPDGPVHLDITLTRAKFEDITRDLVERCKGPFERALADAKLKPSDIDEIVLVGGSTRMPMIQELVRQLSGGKEPNKTVNPDEVVAVGAAIQASVLASEGGSKGTNILLLDVTPLSLGIETLGGVMTKLIERNTTIPTRKSQIFTTAEDGQTSVHVKVYQGEREIAAANKFLGDFQLTGIPPAPRGVPQIEVTFDIDANGILSVSARDLGTGREQKITITGSSNLTREEIDRMMREAAQHAEEDRKQRERAEARNRAESAVYAAEKQIRDLGDKVPLDLKATLEKQISDLKSAINASDTSVERLQELTQALEQTMYRLSEAVYQHATAGTHNTHSSDGAAGGQGSPEETVIDTEFK from the coding sequence ATGGGAAAAGCGGTTGGTATTGACTTGGGTACTACCAACTCGGTCATCGCCGTGGTGGAGGGTGGTGAGGTTACGGTTATCCCCAACTCGGAAGGAAGCCGTTTGACGCCATCGGTGGTGGCGTTTACCAAAACCGGGGAGCGCCTTGTGGGCGCGCCTGCCAAACGCCAGGCCATCATTAACCCCGACCGAACGGTCATCTCCGTCAAACGAAAAATGGGAACCTCCGAGGTCATCACCATTGGGGATAGAACCTATAAGCCCGAAGAGATCTCGGCGATGATCCTGCAAAAACTAAAAGCGGACGCTGAGGCCTATTTAGGCGAACCGGTAACGGAGGCCGTCATCACGGTTCCTGCCTACTTTAACGATGCCCAGCGAACCGCCACCAAGAACGCCGGTGAAATCGCCGGGCTTAAGGTGCTTCGCATTATCAATGAGCCGACAGCAGCGGCGCTCGCTTACGGGCTTGATAAGAAGAAAGAGGAGCGCGTACTAGTGTTTGACCTCGGCGGCGGTACTTTTGATGTCTCCCTACTTGAGATCGGTACCACCGAAGATGGAGGCTCCGTGCTAGAAGTGCTGGCCACGAGCGGCGATACGCATCTCGGAGGGGATGACTGGGATCAGCGTATCGTAGACTATGTGGCCGAAGAGTTCAAGCGTGAAACCGGTATTGATGTGCGCAAAGATAGACAGGCGCTGCAGCGCTTGCGGGAGGCCGCTGAAAAAGCCAAAATAGAGCTTTCTACGGTTACACAAACGAACATCAACTTGCCCTTCATCTCTTCTACGCCGGACGGGCCGGTGCATCTGGATATAACCCTGACGCGGGCGAAATTCGAGGACATTACACGCGACCTCGTGGAGCGCTGCAAAGGGCCCTTCGAGCGCGCCCTTGCCGATGCAAAGCTGAAGCCTTCCGATATTGACGAGATCGTCTTGGTGGGTGGTTCCACACGCATGCCGATGATTCAGGAGTTGGTGCGCCAACTCAGCGGTGGCAAGGAGCCTAACAAAACGGTGAACCCGGATGAGGTGGTCGCCGTGGGGGCCGCCATTCAAGCTAGCGTGCTCGCCAGCGAAGGAGGCAGCAAAGGCACCAACATCCTGTTGCTGGATGTGACCCCGCTGTCGCTTGGTATCGAGACGCTGGGCGGTGTTATGACCAAACTCATCGAGCGCAACACCACCATCCCGACCCGCAAGAGCCAGATATTTACCACGGCAGAGGATGGGCAAACCAGCGTTCATGTAAAAGTCTATCAAGGTGAACGTGAGATCGCTGCGGCCAACAAGTTCTTAGGAGACTTCCAGCTCACCGGCATTCCGCCAGCGCCGCGTGGCGTGCCGCAGATCGAGGTCACCTTCGATATTGACGCGAACGGCATCCTTAGCGTGTCGGCACGCGACCTCGGTACCGGGCGTGAGCAGAAGATCACCATTACCGGCAGTAGCAACCTGACCCGCGAGGAGATTGACCGCATGATGCGTGAGGCCGCACAGCACGCTGAAGAAGACCGCAAACAGCGCGAGCGGGCGGAGGCGCGCAACCGTGCCGAATCGGCTGTCTATGCGGCGGAGAAACAGATACGTGACCTTGGTGACAAGGTGCCGCTAGACCTCAAGGCCACCCTTGAGAAGCAGATCAGCGACCTGAAATCGGCTATTAACGCGAGCGATACCTCCGTTGAGCGCTTGCAAGAGCTAACCCAAGCGCTAGAGCAGACCATGTATCGCCTCTCGGAAGCGGTCTATCAACACGCCACGGCGGGCACACATAACACGCATAGCTCGGATGGTGCTGCCGGCGGGCAGGGATCGCCTGAAGAGACCGTGATTGACACGGAGTTCAAGTAA
- a CDS encoding DnaJ C-terminal domain-containing protein, whose product MPTVNEKDYYEILGVARNATADEIKKAYRRLARKYHPDLNPGNKEAEERFKRIQEAYDVLSDPEKRARYDQFGDAWQQAPFGGGPGDSGGYSSPFGDFQSESFRFSEGINLEDIFRMFRGGDAGFGFGFRSPTATAEDIEFALDMTLEEAYRGATKQARFVVEDVCPECGGSGHKRTSQGRFDLSATVCPRCRGTGHIASPRNVQVNIPPGAWDGLRLRLQGMGPADAKGRRADLYITLRQLPHPRFERDGQDLYFDLEVPFTVAALGGEATVEMLDGQRRQIVIPPGVQSGQKLRLAGKGMPPLNGRKAGDAYARVLITVPRNLSEREKSLLLELARLRGDAVRSK is encoded by the coding sequence ATGCCAACGGTGAACGAAAAGGACTACTACGAAATATTGGGTGTAGCGCGCAATGCAACTGCGGACGAGATCAAGAAGGCTTATCGCCGACTTGCGCGCAAATATCACCCCGATCTCAACCCTGGTAATAAAGAAGCAGAGGAGCGCTTTAAGCGCATCCAGGAGGCCTATGATGTGCTCTCCGACCCGGAGAAACGCGCTCGCTACGATCAGTTTGGAGACGCATGGCAACAAGCTCCCTTTGGTGGAGGACCTGGGGATTCAGGTGGCTATTCCTCACCCTTCGGTGACTTTCAGTCCGAAAGCTTTCGGTTTTCCGAAGGAATTAACCTTGAAGACATTTTTCGCATGTTCCGCGGAGGCGATGCGGGCTTCGGTTTTGGGTTTCGCTCGCCGACTGCCACCGCGGAAGACATCGAGTTTGCACTCGATATGACGCTGGAGGAGGCCTATCGAGGTGCGACCAAACAGGCCCGTTTCGTTGTAGAGGATGTCTGTCCAGAGTGCGGAGGTTCTGGGCATAAACGAACGTCTCAAGGACGTTTTGACCTTAGTGCTACCGTGTGCCCACGCTGTCGTGGGACAGGACACATAGCCTCTCCACGCAACGTGCAGGTGAATATTCCACCAGGTGCTTGGGATGGCCTACGGCTGCGATTGCAGGGAATGGGGCCGGCAGATGCCAAAGGGCGACGTGCCGATCTCTACATCACGTTGCGTCAGTTGCCTCATCCGCGCTTTGAGCGGGATGGACAAGACCTCTACTTTGATTTAGAGGTGCCCTTCACCGTGGCTGCTCTAGGCGGTGAAGCCACTGTAGAGATGTTGGACGGGCAGCGCCGGCAGATCGTGATTCCACCAGGGGTTCAATCCGGTCAAAAGTTGCGATTGGCCGGAAAAGGGATGCCACCTTTGAATGGAAGAAAGGCCGGAGATGCGTATGCTCGTGTGCTCATTACCGTGCCACGCAATCTAAGTGAACGAGAGAAGAGTTTACTATTAGAACTAGCGCGTCTGCGCGGCGACGCTGTACGCAGTAAGTGA
- a CDS encoding MerR family transcriptional regulator: protein MAAHDKNEPVYMIGVVAELTNMHAQTIRLYERLGLIKPVRRNKNRLYSQADVERLLQIRRLTQDMGVNLAGVEVILDLLNRLEQVTAERDALYRRATEFEARVKEFLAKYGGEFP, encoded by the coding sequence ATGGCAGCGCACGACAAAAATGAACCGGTTTATATGATTGGAGTTGTAGCCGAATTGACCAACATGCATGCACAGACCATTCGGCTGTACGAGCGACTTGGACTGATAAAGCCGGTGCGACGAAACAAAAATCGGCTCTACTCCCAAGCCGACGTGGAGCGACTGCTGCAAATTCGCCGCCTTACTCAGGATATGGGGGTGAACTTGGCCGGTGTAGAGGTTATTCTGGACCTCCTGAACCGCCTCGAACAGGTTACCGCAGAACGGGATGCCCTCTACAGACGGGCCACAGAGTTTGAAGCACGCGTGAAAGAGTTCTTAGCGAAATACGGTGGTGAGTTCCCTTGA
- a CDS encoding pyroglutamyl-peptidase I produces MGVQILLTGFGPFGAVVQNPSQRLVRYFGRHPMEGIGLTAITLPVSYTQAPCTVETLIRQRAEIGHPFDYVLMLGVAANSSFWRVERKAHNRASAKLDVDETRLAPGPITPGAPATLEATLPVQQLVEAMNGRGIPAHLSDDAGDYLCNYLFFRVLYLLAQLPTPPRAGFLHIPADESTFRDPEHSPAPIFPFEQHVLALETVLHTLAALSTGRGADAGTMSVRKGDER; encoded by the coding sequence ATGGGCGTGCAGATTTTGCTTACCGGTTTCGGGCCGTTTGGCGCCGTTGTACAGAACCCTTCACAGCGACTCGTGCGCTATTTCGGAAGGCACCCGATGGAGGGTATTGGCCTTACAGCCATTACGCTTCCTGTCTCGTATACGCAGGCGCCCTGCACCGTTGAAACGCTGATTCGCCAACGTGCCGAGATCGGCCATCCGTTTGATTATGTGCTGATGCTCGGTGTAGCTGCCAACTCCTCTTTTTGGCGTGTGGAGCGTAAAGCACACAATAGAGCGTCCGCAAAGCTCGATGTGGATGAAACGCGCCTAGCGCCAGGACCTATTACTCCGGGAGCTCCCGCGACTTTAGAGGCAACACTGCCCGTCCAACAGCTTGTCGAGGCAATGAACGGACGTGGCATTCCCGCACATCTTTCCGACGATGCAGGCGATTATCTTTGCAACTATCTGTTCTTTCGTGTTCTCTATTTGCTCGCTCAGCTCCCAACTCCACCCCGAGCCGGGTTTCTCCACATTCCTGCGGATGAATCTACCTTCCGTGACCCTGAACATTCACCTGCCCCTATTTTCCCTTTTGAGCAACATGTTTTGGCCTTGGAGACCGTACTGCACACCCTTGCCGCTCTCTCAACGGGAAGAGGCGCAGATGCGGGTACAATGTCTGTGCGGAAAGGAGATGAGAGATGA